In Rhodamnia argentea isolate NSW1041297 chromosome 5, ASM2092103v1, whole genome shotgun sequence, the DNA window GCAATGCTGAGGTGTGTGTGACTGGACAAGGGCTAAGCTTTACGAAATACTCTGGCGGCACAAAGGAAACGTCATCAAATCTTCAAACTGCTTTGGGGAACTAAATTCACAAGCTCCTGCACCGGTGCCGGTTCTGTCTCTCcaacaaagaaaggaaggatGTTCACAGTAACCGATCCAACAGTGCATTAAAGGGCACGTTAAGATGTGTTGCAAAGAAAACTACAACGAACTCATTCAAACCGGTACCCGAGCTGACAGATACTGTGAAACTGCCCTTTCTTCTGTACAAAGTGTGTGTATCTAGAGAATGCCTGAGATCTGTGGATTAGCTAGCAGTCTTGAGAAGCAAGCGAAGTAGCAGTCCTTCTGTTTCTGAACTGTCCGTCCAGACAGAACATAAAAACAATCGAGAATCTCCACATGGGGCAACTCGTGACTCTCATTATGTGACTTCTGTCATTGGAACTTGGGCTCCACGCACGTGCCACAATTCATGCAGCCAACACATGGTCTGTGGGGCCAATGGAGAGTTTGCTTTGCAGAGCACCCACACCAATGAATACAAGAAACAGACAGTTGTAGAAAATGGAGTATCCAGCAAACATAATATGCCTAGTCTTTCCCTACACAGTTCTGCACAAAAAAGGCCAGAGAGACCAACACATGATTCAACTTTATTTCTATACATTTTCTAGAGATTGAAAAGCTCACACCAATCATAATTTATGCCCTTTCACTCCACAAGACGCCGACCCTCCAACACACATGAACTTCCAACCTCACTTCACTCCCAAACTTGAAGCAAGCGACCGACTTGTACACTTGtgcaagagaaagagaaagggaaagggggaaaaacatgaacagacaaagaaaaaaaaaacaaagcacctctcttcttttttccctcttcctttttccgTTTTTTGAACATGGATAGAATACAGACCCTACGCACATGCTCTACTTACTTGCCTAAACATCTTACTCTCACATGACAATCTCTGGTTTCCAAATACTAGACTTGATCTCCTTGTGCGGTAGGACGACACCTCCGTTGCTGTAGATTTCATCCCCGACATGGACATCTTCCCCCAGTATAGTCATGTTTTCTACTCTGGCCCACTGCCCAACCGTCGAGTGCCATCCTATGATGCTGCTGGAAATGCAAGCATGCTTCTTGATGCGGACTCCACGCATGACTGTGCAGCGAGATAGTCTAACTCCCGATTCGACCACACAGCCTGGACCAATTGCCACGTCAGGACCAATCAGACATCCCTCACCAATCTTAGCGGTCTCGTGCACCAAGACGTTGCCGATAATGTGGGGTCCAGTTGCCAATTTCTCTGATGACTTCTTTCTGGTCGAGTCAAGGTAGAGTCTCAGCCCTGTGATGTAATCCCTCGGCTGTCCAATGTCCATCCAGAACCCAGGTAAGACCATTGCGTAGAGCTGATTCTCGGCTGCAATCTTGGGGAAAACCTCCTTCTCGATGGAAGTAGGCCTCAGTTGGATCCGATCAAGGACCGAAGGGTTCAGCAAGTATATTCCGGCATTAATTTTGTTGCCAACAAACAGTTTTGGCTTTTCCACAAATTTCTCAACTCTACCAGTTGATTCTTCCATGATCACCACACCATACTTTGACGGCTCATCCACCTGCATGATGGACGACGGAGTTTTGGGTTCTTGTCAGTGTGCACATAGTCTTTAGCTTTAAATTCCTCCACTCAAAGGAAGGAGCATAAATGAACGAGGAATGAATGAGTAGGACATTCACCTTTGTTACCATTATAGAGGCCTCTCCTCCATGGGCTTTGTGGAATTCGATCATTTCTTTGAGTGGGTACTCGCTTATAACATCACTGTTGAGAACAAAAAACGGCTCACCAGAATCATCCAGCAACTTGTCCCTTGCCAAAGCAAGAGGGCCAGCAGTTCCAAGTGGCTCAGTTTCTTGTGAGCATGTGATCTTAATTCCAAGCTTGCTCTCAAAGTCTTTCAAGAAATTCAGCATAATCTGAAAAATTAAAGAGTatatcaaatcatcaaactaaaaATACCCCACTCACTGAACGCGTATCATAGACAGACATATTGTCGAAACATTCACCTCTGGTTGGTAATTGATAGCCAAAACCACTTCACTCACTCCAATGGCCTTGAGTGCCTCTATCTGTACAATCCAGAGAGGAATAAGCTTAAGTAAAAGCAGCCACCAAGGACGTAGATTCTTCATCAAGAATTAAGTATcatcatccaaaaaataaaGCGATTCAAATGCTAAAAcagtctgaccaaaaaaaaaaaaaattctaaaacagTGTTTGAACTAT includes these proteins:
- the LOC115743723 gene encoding mannose-1-phosphate guanylyltransferase 1; the encoded protein is MKALILVGGFGTRLRPLTLSVPKPLVDFANKPMILHQIEALKAIGVSEVVLAINYQPEIMLNFLKDFESKLGIKITCSQETEPLGTAGPLALARDKLLDDSGEPFFVLNSDVISEYPLKEMIEFHKAHGGEASIMVTKVDEPSKYGVVIMEESTGRVEKFVEKPKLFVGNKINAGIYLLNPSVLDRIQLRPTSIEKEVFPKIAAENQLYAMVLPGFWMDIGQPRDYITGLRLYLDSTRKKSSEKLATGPHIIGNVLVHETAKIGEGCLIGPDVAIGPGCVVESGVRLSRCTVMRGVRIKKHACISSSIIGWHSTVGQWARVENMTILGEDVHVGDEIYSNGGVVLPHKEIKSSIWKPEIVM